A portion of the Raphanus sativus cultivar WK10039 unplaced genomic scaffold, ASM80110v3 Scaffold1741, whole genome shotgun sequence genome contains these proteins:
- the LOC130504701 gene encoding lysine histidine transporter-like 7, translating to MSKKASAILFDLESQERGGSPSFISQTLSKDPQPTSDGDGGRIPLEEWLPITESRKGNVYTATFHIFCSGLGLQVLLLPAALASLGWVWGVIILTVGFAWKLYTVWLLVHLHEAVHGIRFSRYLRLAIASFGVKLGKLLGIFPVMYLSGGACSILVITGGKTIKQLLHIIYEDDEVPLTTLQCFVIFSCLAVVMCQFPNLNSLFGISLIGGVMAIAYSTAIWSLPLASISQRDQNNVSYATKDTSFDTIFNAIGLIAISFRGNNLILEIQGTLPSDSKNPSRKTMWKAVVISHVFIAVCMFLVAIVVYWAYGDKVRRNSTLIYFILLLSMCLNSNINSYIFNTPEV from the exons ATGTCAAAAAAAGCATCGGCCATATTGTTTGATTTAGAATCACAGGAACGTGGTGGTTCTCCTTCATTTATATCACAAACACTCTCCAAGGATCCACAGCCAACCTCCGACGGAGACGGTGGGCGGATTCCGTTAGAAGAGTGGCTGCCGATCACAGAATCAAGAAAAGGGAATGTTTATACGGCGACGTTTCATATTTTCTGCTCGGGACTTGGTCTCCAAGTGCTTCTTCTTCCTGCAGCTTTAGCATCACTAGGATG GGTATGGGGAGTGATAATTTTAACGGTGGGGTTTGCATGGAAGCTTTACACCGTTTGGCTTCTTGTTCATCTCCACGAAGCTGTACACGGAATACGTTTCAGCAGATACTTGAGACTCGCAATTGCTTCATTCG GTGTGAAGCTTGGGAAACTTCTTGGAATATTCCCTGTGATGTATCTCTCAGGAGGAGCTTGTTCGATTCTGGTTATAACCGGTGGGAAAACAATAAAACAACTTCTACACATTATATACGAAGATGACGAAGTACCACTTACTACCTTGCAATGCTTCGTGATCTTCAGCTGCCTCGCAGTGGTCATGTGTCAGTTTCCAAATCTAAATTCTCTTTTTGGGATCTCGTTGATCGGTGGTGTTATGGCCATAGCATACTCCACCGCAATCTGGAGTTTACCGCTAGCTAGTATTTCGCAAAGAGATCAAAACAATGTCTCTTACGCTACAAAGGATACAAGTTTCGATACCATTTTCAACGCCATTGGATTGATAGCTATTTCATTTCGCGGGAACAACCTCATCCTCGAGATACAG GGTACTCTTCCTTCCGATTCAAAGAATCCCTCAAGGAAGACAATGTGGAAAGCTGTGGTGATCTCTCATGTGTTCATCGCCGTTTGTATGTTTCTAGTAGCCATTGTTGTATATTGGGCATATGGTGACAAGGTACGTAGAAATTCAACACTAATATACTTTATATTATTGCTCTCTATGTGTTTGAACTCTAAtattaattcttatatattcaACACTCCGGAGGTTTAA
- the LOC108849438 gene encoding uncharacterized protein LOC108849438 — MMKKTQTIFGKYWRRGFSSIASSPLTSRVKQELAEQNGLGLFGAFIGGWCIKASINVYKKREHWYRVDRLSKENDERFVDLLTRSSQLTMARTEASRKRLMDMKDRVDSD, encoded by the exons atgatgaagaagacgcAAACGATTTTCGGCAAG TACTGGCGTAGAGGTTTTTCATCCATCGCTTCTTCCCCTCTGACCTCGAGGGTCAAGCAGGAGTTGGCGGAGCAGAATGGCTTGGGTCTCTTTGGAGCATTTATTGGTGGATGGTGTATCAAAGCTTCCATAA ATGTTTACAAGAAAAGAGAGCATTGGTACAGAGTGGACAGATTGTCTAAAGAGAACGACGAGCGTTTTGTTGATCTGTTGACTAGATCTTCCCAGCTCACAATG GCAAGGACTGAAGCCAGTCGCAAACGTTTGATGGATATGAAAGACAGAGTCGATTCTGACTAG
- the LOC130504700 gene encoding uncharacterized protein LOC130504700 isoform X3, with product MDPRQKKKIWVQRKTPNLEKKQNKQTLDYNAGQKKKKKKMMRFLGSTLAKSCGKGRLQCRDFSSVGEKGGLTTNSVSAQVQGVEERLLEVSKSCDETEAALEARMKNWKTKNI from the exons ATGGATcctagacaaaaaaaaaagatttgggtccAGAGAAAGACCCCCAATCTCgaaaagaaacagaacaaaCAAACCCTAGATTATAACGCcggacagaagaagaagaagaagaagatgatgaggttCCTGGGAAGCACGTTGGCTAAG TCTTGTGGCAAGGGGAGGCTGCAGTGTCGTGATTTTTCATCCGTCGGTGAGAAAG GTGGCTTAACAACAAACTCTGTCTCGGCGCAAGTTCAGGGAGTTGAGGAG AGACTGCTGGAAGTATCGAAAAGCTGTGATGAAACCGAAGCAGCGTTGGAGGCACGAATGAAGAACTGGAAGACGAAGAATATCTAA
- the LOC130504700 gene encoding uncharacterized protein LOC130504700 isoform X2, with product MDPRQKKKIWVQRKTPNLEKKQNKQTLDYNAGQKKKKKKMMRFLGSTLAKSCGKGRLQCRDFSSVGEKVVTKRGSKVVGYAYKGAFCGIGYVIGGLTTNSVSAQVQGVEERLLEVSKSCDETEAALEARMKNWKTKNI from the exons ATGGATcctagacaaaaaaaaaagatttgggtccAGAGAAAGACCCCCAATCTCgaaaagaaacagaacaaaCAAACCCTAGATTATAACGCcggacagaagaagaagaagaagaagatgatgaggttCCTGGGAAGCACGTTGGCTAAG TCTTGTGGCAAGGGGAGGCTGCAGTGTCGTGATTTTTCATCCGTCGGTGAGAAAG TTGTGACTAAGCGCGGCTCGAAAGTTGTTGGATACGCCTATAAAGGAGCGTTTTGTGGTATTGGATACGTGATTG GTGGCTTAACAACAAACTCTGTCTCGGCGCAAGTTCAGGGAGTTGAGGAG AGACTGCTGGAAGTATCGAAAAGCTGTGATGAAACCGAAGCAGCGTTGGAGGCACGAATGAAGAACTGGAAGACGAAGAATATCTAA
- the LOC130504700 gene encoding uncharacterized protein LOC130504700 isoform X1 — translation MDPRQKKKIWVQRKTPNLEKKQNKQTLDYNAGQKKKKKKMMRFLGSTLAKSCGKGRLQCRDFSSVGEKVVVTKRGSKVVGYAYKGAFCGIGYVIGGLTTNSVSAQVQGVEERLLEVSKSCDETEAALEARMKNWKTKNI, via the exons ATGGATcctagacaaaaaaaaaagatttgggtccAGAGAAAGACCCCCAATCTCgaaaagaaacagaacaaaCAAACCCTAGATTATAACGCcggacagaagaagaagaagaagaagatgatgaggttCCTGGGAAGCACGTTGGCTAAG TCTTGTGGCAAGGGGAGGCTGCAGTGTCGTGATTTTTCATCCGTCGGTGAGAAAG TTGTTGTGACTAAGCGCGGCTCGAAAGTTGTTGGATACGCCTATAAAGGAGCGTTTTGTGGTATTGGATACGTGATTG GTGGCTTAACAACAAACTCTGTCTCGGCGCAAGTTCAGGGAGTTGAGGAG AGACTGCTGGAAGTATCGAAAAGCTGTGATGAAACCGAAGCAGCGTTGGAGGCACGAATGAAGAACTGGAAGACGAAGAATATCTAA